In a genomic window of Variovorax paradoxus:
- the hisD gene encoding histidinol dehydrogenase translates to MTLQAAPARLSTTSASFDAEFKARLHWSADADAAIEKTVADILADVQARGDAAVLEYTRRFDGLGAASVSELELTQADFKQAFDSLPAVQREALQAAADRVRSYHEAQKKASGESWSYRDADGTLLGQKVTPLDRVGIYVPGGKAAYPSSLLMNAIPAHVAGVSEIIMVVPTPVKGSVATGGAGGESSGKGERNVLVLAAAYVAGVTRAFTIGGAQAVAALAYGTATIPAVDKITGPGNAYVAAAKRRVFGTVGIDMIAGPSEILVLADGSTPPDWVAMDLFSQAEHDELAQSILLCPDAAYIDRVQAEIDRLLPTMPRAAIIAASLNGRGALIHTKSMEEACEISNRIAPEHLEVSSSEPQRWEPLLRHAGAIFLGAFTSESLGDYCAGPNHVLPTSGTARFSSPLGVYDFQKRSSLIEVSEAGAQVLGPIAVTLAEGEGLQGHAEAARMRLRKV, encoded by the coding sequence ATGACCCTGCAAGCAGCCCCCGCCCGACTGTCCACGACTTCAGCCAGCTTCGATGCTGAATTCAAGGCGCGGCTGCATTGGTCCGCGGATGCCGATGCCGCGATCGAGAAGACGGTGGCCGACATCCTGGCCGACGTGCAGGCGCGAGGCGACGCGGCGGTGCTCGAGTACACGCGCCGCTTCGACGGCCTGGGCGCCGCTTCGGTGTCCGAGCTCGAGCTGACGCAGGCCGACTTCAAGCAGGCCTTCGACTCGCTGCCCGCCGTGCAGCGCGAGGCGCTGCAGGCTGCGGCCGACCGCGTGCGCAGCTACCACGAGGCGCAGAAGAAGGCCTCGGGCGAGAGCTGGAGCTACCGCGACGCCGACGGCACGCTGCTGGGCCAGAAGGTCACGCCGCTCGATCGCGTGGGCATCTACGTGCCCGGCGGCAAGGCGGCCTATCCGTCGAGCCTGCTGATGAACGCCATTCCGGCCCACGTGGCCGGCGTGAGCGAGATCATCATGGTCGTGCCGACCCCGGTGAAGGGCAGCGTGGCCACCGGCGGCGCCGGCGGCGAATCGTCCGGCAAGGGCGAGCGCAACGTGCTGGTGCTGGCCGCCGCCTACGTGGCCGGCGTCACGCGCGCCTTCACCATCGGCGGCGCGCAGGCCGTGGCCGCGCTGGCCTATGGCACCGCGACCATTCCCGCGGTCGACAAGATCACCGGGCCCGGCAATGCCTACGTGGCCGCCGCCAAGCGCCGCGTGTTCGGCACCGTGGGCATCGACATGATCGCGGGCCCGAGCGAGATCCTGGTGCTGGCCGACGGCAGCACGCCGCCCGACTGGGTGGCGATGGACCTTTTCAGCCAGGCCGAGCACGACGAGCTCGCGCAGAGCATCCTGCTGTGCCCCGACGCCGCCTACATCGACCGCGTGCAGGCCGAGATCGACCGCCTGCTGCCGACCATGCCGCGCGCGGCGATCATCGCCGCCTCGCTCAACGGCCGCGGCGCGCTGATCCACACGAAGAGCATGGAAGAGGCCTGCGAGATCAGCAACCGCATCGCGCCCGAGCACCTGGAAGTCAGCAGCAGCGAGCCGCAGCGCTGGGAGCCGCTCTTGCGCCACGCCGGCGCGATCTTCCTCGGCGCCTTCACCAGCGAGAGCCTCGGCGACTACTGCGCCGGCCCGAACCACGTGCTGCCCACCAGCGGCACCGCGCGCTTCTCGAGCCCGCTGGGCGTGTACGACTTCCAGAAGCGCTCGAGCCTGATCGAGGTCAGCGAGGCCGGGGCCCAGGTGCTCGGGCCGATCGCCGTCACGCTGGCCGAGGGCGAGGGCCTGCAGGGCCACGCCGAGGCCGCGCGCATGCGGCTGCGCAAGGTTTGA